The Pseudarthrobacter sulfonivorans genome includes a window with the following:
- a CDS encoding LLM class flavin-dependent oxidoreductase has product MTLPLSILDLATIGKGQTAAESFAGSVAMAQRAEELGYRRIWYAEHHNMSAIASSATSVLIAHVAAHTKTIRLGAGGVMLPNHSPLTIAEQFGTLETLHPGRIDLGLGRAPGSDQNTMRALRRDPMSADTFPQDVLELQGYLTGPTRIQGVEATPGKGTNVPLYVLGSSLFGARLAAQLGLPYAFASHFAPNALQEAVALYRSEFKPSAQLDAPHVIAGVNVIAADTAAEAQAAFRATLRARVGLFFGGGREFTDDEADMILDSPQGQHVSQMMTYSAIGTPDVVNDYLEEFAKHSDADELIVAHQNTGTEARIRSVELLAEVAGLARV; this is encoded by the coding sequence GTGACGCTTCCCCTCTCCATCCTTGACCTGGCAACCATTGGCAAAGGCCAGACGGCGGCGGAGAGTTTCGCCGGCAGCGTGGCCATGGCACAGCGGGCGGAGGAGCTGGGCTACCGGCGGATCTGGTACGCCGAGCACCACAACATGTCCGCCATCGCGTCGTCGGCCACCAGCGTGCTGATCGCCCACGTGGCCGCCCACACCAAGACCATCAGGCTCGGCGCCGGCGGCGTCATGCTGCCCAACCACTCGCCGCTGACCATCGCCGAGCAGTTCGGCACCCTGGAAACGCTGCACCCGGGCCGGATCGACCTTGGCCTGGGCCGCGCCCCCGGCAGCGACCAGAACACCATGCGCGCGCTGCGCCGGGACCCCATGTCCGCCGACACTTTCCCGCAGGACGTCCTGGAGCTGCAGGGCTACCTCACCGGTCCCACGCGGATCCAGGGCGTGGAGGCCACGCCCGGTAAGGGCACCAACGTCCCGCTGTACGTCCTCGGATCGTCGCTGTTCGGCGCCCGCCTCGCCGCCCAGCTGGGCCTGCCGTACGCCTTCGCCTCGCACTTCGCCCCCAACGCCCTGCAGGAGGCCGTGGCGCTCTACCGCAGCGAATTCAAGCCGTCGGCCCAGCTCGATGCCCCGCACGTGATCGCCGGCGTCAACGTGATCGCCGCCGATACGGCTGCCGAAGCGCAGGCGGCTTTCCGGGCCACCCTGCGCGCCCGCGTCGGTCTGTTCTTCGGCGGCGGGCGCGAGTTCACCGACGACGAAGCGGACATGATCCTGGACTCCCCGCAGGGCCAGCACGTCTCGCAGATGATGACGTACTCGGCCATCGGCACCCCGGACGTTGTGAACGACTACCTCGAGGAGTTCGCCAAGCACTCCGACGCCGACGAGCTCATCGTGGCGCACCAGAACACCGGCACCGAGGCCAGAATCCGCTCCGTGGAGCTGCTGGCGGAGGTTGCCGGGCTGGCCCGGGTCTAG
- a CDS encoding extracellular solute-binding protein, with protein sequence MKRFTKATRILSVAALTVMGAGLAACGGSGGGGDGGSATSAKGPIKIWYSNNEFEVKWGKAMVESWNSAHPDEKIDAQEIPAGKSSEEVIGAAITAGNAPCLVFNTAPVAVPQFQKQGGLVALDEFPDGLQYIKDRTGDLADQYKSADGKMYQLPWKSNPVVLFYNKDMFAKAGLDPENPKLGTHQELLDTARTLVSSGAATNAMWPSPASDFFQAWFDFYSFYAANSDGTPLVKDGKATFDSEEGKQVATMFETLYKEKLASKEVYQGDSFAEGKAAMSMAGPWAIAAYKDKVNWGAVPVPAAAAKADASTFSDAKNVAMYSACENQGTAWEVMKFATSQEQDGKLLTDTGQMPMRKDLPTVYADYFAKNPAYTQFAEQAARTVEVPNVANSVEVWQTFRTAYAKAVIFGNESIDTSFKDAADKINQLVAQK encoded by the coding sequence ATGAAGCGCTTTACCAAAGCCACGCGAATATTGTCAGTGGCCGCCCTGACCGTCATGGGGGCAGGCCTGGCTGCCTGCGGCGGCAGCGGAGGGGGCGGCGATGGCGGTTCCGCCACGTCCGCCAAAGGCCCCATCAAGATCTGGTACTCCAACAACGAGTTCGAGGTGAAGTGGGGCAAGGCGATGGTGGAATCCTGGAACTCCGCCCACCCGGACGAGAAGATCGATGCGCAGGAGATCCCTGCCGGCAAGAGCTCCGAGGAAGTCATCGGCGCAGCCATCACGGCCGGCAACGCTCCCTGCCTGGTCTTCAACACCGCGCCTGTCGCAGTTCCCCAGTTCCAGAAGCAGGGTGGTTTGGTGGCCCTGGATGAGTTCCCGGACGGGCTCCAGTACATCAAGGACCGCACCGGTGACCTGGCGGACCAGTACAAGTCCGCGGACGGCAAGATGTACCAGCTGCCCTGGAAGTCCAATCCCGTTGTCCTCTTCTACAACAAGGACATGTTTGCCAAGGCCGGGCTGGATCCGGAGAACCCGAAGCTGGGGACGCACCAGGAACTGCTGGACACCGCCCGGACCCTGGTGTCCTCAGGTGCTGCCACCAACGCCATGTGGCCATCACCGGCCAGTGACTTCTTCCAGGCCTGGTTCGATTTCTACTCCTTCTACGCCGCCAACTCCGACGGCACCCCGCTGGTGAAGGACGGCAAGGCCACGTTCGACAGCGAGGAGGGCAAGCAGGTCGCCACCATGTTCGAGACCCTCTATAAGGAGAAACTGGCCTCCAAGGAGGTCTACCAGGGCGATTCATTCGCCGAAGGCAAGGCGGCCATGTCCATGGCCGGTCCGTGGGCCATTGCCGCCTACAAGGACAAGGTGAACTGGGGCGCGGTCCCGGTCCCCGCTGCCGCGGCCAAGGCTGATGCCTCAACCTTCTCCGACGCCAAGAACGTGGCCATGTACTCGGCCTGCGAGAACCAGGGCACCGCCTGGGAGGTCATGAAGTTCGCCACGAGCCAGGAGCAGGACGGCAAGCTGCTGACCGACACCGGCCAGATGCCCATGCGCAAGGACCTTCCCACGGTCTACGCGGACTACTTCGCCAAGAACCCGGCGTACACCCAGTTCGCCGAGCAGGCCGCGCGGACCGTGGAGGTCCCCAACGTCGCCAACTCCGTTGAAGTCTGGCAGACCTTCCGCACCGCCTACGCCAAGGCCGTGATCTTCGGGAACGAAAGCATCGACACCTCGTTCAAGGACGCGGCCGACAAGATCAACCAACTGGTAGCCCAGAAGTAG
- a CDS encoding LacI family DNA-binding transcriptional regulator: MAVTISDVAHAAGVSKGAVSYALNNQPGVSDATRGRILQVAKELGWKPSLRAKGLSSAKAYALGLVVARDPKLLGTDPFFPAFIAGIETTLAEHDYTLVLSVATAPGAEERAYRKLADGGRVDGVILTDVRHNDSRIGLLRELKLPAVTLNRPDSDSPFPAVSMDDTDGITAAVEHLLALGHVRIGHVGGAQEYIHGRSRRRAWEAAMAAAGLAADLFAEADFTAPGGVAATAELLRRPDRPTAIVYANDLMATSGQSFAQSQGLSVPGDLSITGYDNAEFTQYLNPPLTTIATDPMRWGRVAAQALLDQLNGTHSGEDTDLQAPSLLVRASTGPAPSTTTKPAP; this comes from the coding sequence ATGGCAGTAACCATCAGCGACGTCGCCCATGCGGCCGGCGTCAGCAAGGGTGCTGTCTCGTATGCGCTGAACAACCAGCCCGGCGTCAGCGACGCCACCCGGGGCCGGATCCTGCAGGTCGCCAAAGAGCTTGGCTGGAAGCCAAGCCTCCGCGCCAAGGGCCTGTCCTCCGCGAAGGCCTACGCGCTGGGCCTGGTGGTGGCCCGCGACCCGAAGCTCCTCGGCACGGACCCGTTCTTCCCGGCGTTCATTGCGGGCATCGAAACCACCCTCGCCGAGCACGATTACACGCTGGTCCTGAGCGTTGCCACCGCCCCCGGCGCCGAAGAACGGGCGTACCGCAAACTGGCCGACGGCGGCCGCGTGGACGGCGTGATCCTGACCGATGTGCGGCACAACGATTCCCGGATCGGCCTGCTGCGCGAGCTCAAGCTGCCGGCCGTGACGCTCAACAGGCCGGATTCGGACTCACCCTTCCCCGCGGTGTCCATGGATGACACGGACGGCATCACGGCCGCCGTCGAACATCTTCTGGCCCTGGGCCACGTCCGGATCGGCCACGTGGGCGGGGCCCAGGAATACATCCACGGCCGCAGCCGCCGCCGGGCCTGGGAAGCGGCCATGGCCGCTGCCGGCCTGGCAGCGGATCTGTTCGCGGAGGCTGACTTCACGGCGCCCGGGGGAGTGGCCGCCACCGCGGAACTGCTCCGCCGGCCGGACCGCCCCACCGCGATTGTCTATGCGAACGACCTCATGGCGACGTCCGGCCAGTCCTTCGCCCAGTCCCAGGGCCTGAGCGTTCCGGGAGATCTGTCCATCACCGGTTACGACAACGCCGAGTTCACCCAGTACCTCAACCCGCCCCTCACCACTATCGCCACTGACCCCATGCGCTGGGGCAGAGTTGCCGCGCAGGCCCTCCTGGACCAGCTCAACGGCACCCACTCCGGTGAGGATACGGACCTGCAGGCACCTTCCCTGCTGGTCCGCGCCTCCACCGGCCCCGCCCCATCCACAACCACCAAGCCAGCACCGTAG
- a CDS encoding carbohydrate ABC transporter permease has translation MSLRSSSGNPVTGKPAGGTADRRLVPRKRKNFLGPQPLGLLFSAPYVIYVLAVLAFPLGYAVYISFHDFFFTAPRVKVDRPFVGFDNYITVLSDPAVQRSFLNIGVFLIINVPLTVGLSLLLANALNRITRFKTFFRLSYYVPYVTASVAVVGVWLFLFQQNGLLNTLLGPLAPTPSWLVNSWLAMPTVALYVTWKQLGFFILLYLAALQNIPDELYESAAVDGGNKWVQFWNITVPGVRPASVLVTLLATITGANLFTEPYLLTGGGGPDGASASPVFIMYQRGLLQGNPDVAAALGVVLVIGVLLIALIQKRLVGGKED, from the coding sequence ATGTCACTCCGCTCTTCTAGTGGGAACCCCGTCACGGGGAAACCGGCTGGTGGAACGGCGGACCGGCGGCTGGTGCCCAGGAAGCGTAAGAACTTCCTGGGCCCCCAGCCGCTGGGCCTGCTGTTCAGCGCTCCCTACGTCATCTACGTGCTGGCCGTCCTGGCGTTCCCCCTCGGCTACGCCGTCTACATTTCCTTCCACGATTTCTTCTTCACAGCGCCACGGGTCAAGGTGGACCGGCCGTTTGTAGGGTTCGACAACTACATCACCGTCCTGTCAGACCCCGCCGTCCAGCGCTCGTTCCTGAACATCGGCGTTTTCCTCATCATCAACGTCCCGCTCACGGTGGGCCTGTCGCTGCTGCTGGCCAACGCCCTGAACCGCATCACCCGGTTCAAGACGTTCTTCCGCCTCAGCTACTACGTGCCGTATGTGACCGCGAGCGTCGCCGTCGTCGGGGTCTGGCTGTTCCTGTTCCAGCAAAACGGGCTGCTGAACACGCTGCTGGGGCCGCTGGCCCCAACCCCGTCCTGGCTGGTGAATTCGTGGCTGGCCATGCCCACCGTGGCCCTGTACGTGACGTGGAAACAGCTGGGATTCTTCATCCTGCTCTACCTCGCGGCGCTGCAGAACATCCCCGACGAGCTGTACGAATCAGCGGCCGTGGACGGCGGCAACAAGTGGGTCCAGTTCTGGAACATCACCGTGCCGGGCGTCCGGCCCGCCAGCGTCCTGGTCACGCTGCTGGCCACCATCACCGGCGCGAACCTCTTCACCGAACCGTATCTGCTGACCGGCGGCGGCGGTCCGGACGGGGCCTCGGCGTCCCCGGTGTTCATCATGTACCAGCGGGGCCTCCTGCAGGGGAACCCCGACGTCGCGGCCGCACTGGGTGTGGTGCTGGTGATCGGCGTCCTGCTGATCGCCCTGATCCAGAAACGCCTCGTGGGCGGGAAGGAGGACTGA
- a CDS encoding carbohydrate ABC transporter permease yields MSVTNAQNAKNDDDASRRPEPPEPVLRPGSGVEKRRNLGVGSFILLGVGAFVFLFPFYYMLIGSLQTAPDTSIFGAFPNPANITGANYVQINESINLFRGLLNSGIFTGGVIFFTVIFGLLVGYALAQMKFRGRGVVFGMMLLVQMIPFQLLLIPLYVMIVRDYGLADSFLGMILPFAINSTAVFVFRQYFLQLPSTLFEAARIDGASELRILWQIAIPLVRPAIVTAVLLTFIGPWNEFLWPFLVTKEQSLQPLAVSLANFISNIAGQAGNPFGAILAGACVLAAPAVALFIFFQRQFISTNIGSSVKG; encoded by the coding sequence ATGTCCGTCACCAACGCACAAAACGCCAAGAACGACGACGACGCCAGCCGGCGTCCGGAACCACCGGAACCTGTCCTTCGTCCCGGCTCGGGTGTCGAAAAGCGCCGCAACCTGGGCGTGGGCAGCTTCATCCTGCTCGGCGTGGGCGCCTTCGTTTTCCTTTTCCCGTTCTATTACATGCTCATCGGTTCACTGCAGACAGCCCCGGACACGTCGATCTTCGGCGCGTTTCCTAACCCGGCCAACATCACCGGGGCGAACTATGTGCAGATCAACGAGTCCATCAACCTGTTCCGTGGCCTGCTCAACTCCGGCATCTTCACCGGCGGCGTCATCTTCTTCACGGTGATTTTCGGGCTGCTCGTGGGCTATGCCCTGGCGCAGATGAAGTTCCGTGGCCGCGGCGTGGTGTTCGGCATGATGCTGCTGGTGCAGATGATCCCGTTCCAGCTGCTGCTCATCCCGCTCTACGTCATGATCGTGCGCGATTACGGCCTGGCGGACAGCTTCCTGGGCATGATCCTGCCGTTCGCCATCAACTCCACGGCGGTGTTTGTGTTCCGCCAGTACTTCCTCCAGCTGCCCTCAACCCTGTTTGAGGCGGCCCGGATCGACGGCGCCTCGGAACTGCGGATCCTGTGGCAGATCGCCATCCCGCTGGTTCGTCCGGCTATTGTCACCGCGGTGCTGCTGACCTTCATCGGCCCGTGGAACGAGTTCCTGTGGCCGTTCCTGGTCACCAAGGAGCAGTCCCTGCAACCCCTGGCCGTGTCCCTGGCCAACTTCATCTCCAACATCGCCGGCCAGGCCGGCAACCCGTTCGGCGCCATCCTTGCCGGTGCCTGCGTCCTGGCGGCGCCCGCCGTCGCGCTGTTCATTTTCTTCCAGCGCCAGTTCATTTCCACCAATATCGGTTCCAGCGTAAAGGGCTAA